CTCCGCGTCAATAGTAAGGTTCTTAAACAGATCGGCAGCAAACATAAAAGACCCATTTAAAATGGCAATAAACAAAGGCTTTTTGCCTTCATAGTCTTTGTTTATTTGATCGGCTATCCCTTTAATTTTCTCCTGAAGTTGTGCCTCAGGCAAATAAATATCAAATGTCTTATCGTGAACCTTAATTGTAGGCATTTGCTTTTGTATTGATACGTAATTGTTGTCCGATCTTTAATTCGTTTGAATCCAGTCCATTCCACTTCTTGATATCGTCTATACCTACCATATACTTTTTAGAGATAGAGTATAAAGTCTCTTTGGCCTGAACGGTGTGCAAGGTAAACATAGCTGCTGAACCTTCCATAACATTTGACGTTGGAGTTGATTTTACATTATTATTATTTACATAATCACTCACCATTTTAGGAGGTTGTGGCGCTTTTTTCTTCAAATACAATTGCTCTCCGGACATTGGCATCAGTCCTTGTGCCAACCAGTTAAATTGCATCAAGCTTGTCAAACGAATGCCTTCCGCCTGGGCTATATCGTGCAAGGTCTCGTCCTTTTCAATAATGTGATAATCATTATTACCCGTTTTCCGCTTACGCTGCAGAAAGAGCAACTGGTCTTTAGTTGTTACCTCCTGCGGCTCCATATCATTAAACTCAAAAAGACGGGAAAGCGAAATATTATGTTCTTGGGCAATAGCTAAATACGATGAGCCTTTTGGTGCTACAATGGCTTTTGTGTGATTTACTTTAAAAACACCTTTGGGAAAATGAAACAACTTCTCAACGATATATTCACCAATCTTGGGTGTTGTGCTTTTGGGAGTTTCAGTATTAGCCGGCGTATTCTTTGGAGGTTCTGGGTTAGTTACAGTAGCAATATCAGATGAAGAAGATTCTTTTTTGCCCAATGCTATGAGGGAATAATCTTGCAAATTATAATCTTCAATCAGTTTAATCAACAGCTGTGGGTACTTAGGATTAGTAGCATAGCCTGCCTTCTTTAATCCATAGGCCCATCCTTCATAATCCGTGGGATCTAATTGAAACAAGAAAGCATAATGAGCACGCGTTTTTAAAAAATCAGAGTGGTCGCGATAGGAATCAAATGGCGACTCATATTTACGAAAACATTCACCACGAGCATCGTCATCATGATAGACCCTATCTCCTGTCCATTCCGTTTTACATTTGATACCAAAGTGGTTGTTAGAAGATGTGGCCAACTTACTTCTACCAGCTTCCGTTTCATGAATACCCTGCGCTAGAGTAATAGAAGCCGGTACGCCAGTGCGCTTCATTTCCTCAATAGCAATCTGGCTATACTTGCCAATATATTCTTTAATAACGTTGGCAGGTTGTGAGAACGCAGAAAAACCTGTCAATATAATGGAAAGGAAAAATGTAAATTTTAGCTTTAGCATCGGGCCTGTTTTAGAAGGTTGGAAACAAGTATTGCTTCATGAAAAGTTTACTAGTTCACAGCTTCAACTTATTCCAACTAGAATATGCTTATAATTTCCGGATCAGGTAGATCCCATCCCGCAAAGGCAACAAAACCTTTTCGACATCGGTACGTTGCATTATATATTCATTAAATGCCTGTATAGCTTTTGGGTTCTTTCCTTTGATTTCGGGGGTTAAAACCTGTCCGTGAAATAGCACATTATCCGCTAAGATAAAACCACCTTGCTTCACTTTTGGTAAAACCCGGTTAAAATACTCAGTATAGCTGACCTTGTCGGCGTCAATGAAAACCAAATCCCAAGGATAATACAACTCATCGATTATCTGCCGGGCATCACCGATATGAATTTTTATCTGTTCTGAAAAAGAAGATCTTTTAATGAAGTTTTGTGCCACTGCAGCATCTTCTTCCCTCACTTCTATTGTATGCAATTTCCCTGTTGACTGTAAGCCTTTCGACAAACATATAGCACTATAGCCAGTAAAAGTCCCGATTTCCAGAATGTATTGCGGGCGAATCATACAACTAACCATTTCCAGGAACTTGCCTTGCAGGTGTCCGCTCAGCATGTGCGACTTGGCATGTGTATTTACCGTAAATGCCGTTATTTCTTGTAACAATGCATCATCGGGAGTGGTAAACGATTCGGCATATTCTTGTGCCAGCGGATTAATAATTTCCATGTGCTGCTACCGGCTCTACTTCTTTAGAAACTTTCCCTGGCTTAGAAATAAGCAGCAACCCTATAAAGGTTATTGCGCCATTAATAATTAATAGTTCTAAACCAATTTCAAAATTACCAAACAAGTCTTTCTGGAATTTATCCAGGAAGAAACAGATAACAGGCGCTGCAATACAGATATAAGGAACAAGTTTATCATTAACACTACGCTTGGTCATAATTCCGAAAGTAAACAAGCCTAATAAAGGACCGTAGGTATAAGCAGCCACTTTCAGGATTACACCAATCATGCTTGGGTTGTTTACCCACTTGAACACCATTACAAATAACAGGAAGATGGCTGCAAACGTTAAGTGCACGGTTCTTCTTACGCTTTTCTTTTTCTTTTCATCCCAATCTTCTCTTCTTTTTAAGCCTAGCAGGTCAATACAAAAGGAGGATGTCAAAGCCGTAATAGCACCATCCGCACTAGGGAACAAAGCAGATATCAGGGCAATGATGAATACCACAGAGATCATTGGCGGCATATGTTCTAAGGCTACAACGGGAAATAATTTATCGCCAGTAGCAGCAACAGTATTTTGAGATGCGAACAAATACAATAAGCCACCTAGGAACAAGAAGAGCAATACTACCACGGCTTGAATTAAAGAGAAGGTCAACATGTTTTTTTGTGAGTCCTTCAGGGTGCGCACGCTAATGTTTTTTTGCATCATTTCCTGATCCATACCAGTCATTGT
This genomic interval from Flavisolibacter tropicus contains the following:
- a CDS encoding sodium:solute symporter, which codes for MSPALLFSFVIGYFVLLLVVAYFTSRNSNNDSFFIGNKSSNWMLVAFGMIGTSLSGVTFVSVPGAVGKPLGAGFEAFTYFQIVIGYVIGYFVIAYVLLPLYYRLNLTSIYNYLSNRLGFTSYKTGASFFILSRTLGATARLYLVVAILQDAILSSFGIPFWVTTAVILLMILLYTFEGGVKTIVWTDTLQTTCMILGLIICVVFILSHMNLSFGEGLSALSERGYTSMFVFDPNSRLFFVKQVLAGAFITITMTGMDQEMMQKNISVRTLKDSQKNMLTFSLIQAVVVLLFLFLGGLLYLFASQNTVAATGDKLFPVVALEHMPPMISVVFIIALISALFPSADGAITALTSSFCIDLLGLKRREDWDEKKKKSVRRTVHLTFAAIFLLFVMVFKWVNNPSMIGVILKVAAYTYGPLLGLFTFGIMTKRSVNDKLVPYICIAAPVICFFLDKFQKDLFGNFEIGLELLIINGAITFIGLLLISKPGKVSKEVEPVAAHGNY
- a CDS encoding glucosaminidase domain-containing protein, which codes for MLKLKFTFFLSIILTGFSAFSQPANVIKEYIGKYSQIAIEEMKRTGVPASITLAQGIHETEAGRSKLATSSNNHFGIKCKTEWTGDRVYHDDDARGECFRKYESPFDSYRDHSDFLKTRAHYAFLFQLDPTDYEGWAYGLKKAGYATNPKYPQLLIKLIEDYNLQDYSLIALGKKESSSSDIATVTNPEPPKNTPANTETPKSTTPKIGEYIVEKLFHFPKGVFKVNHTKAIVAPKGSSYLAIAQEHNISLSRLFEFNDMEPQEVTTKDQLLFLQRKRKTGNNDYHIIEKDETLHDIAQAEGIRLTSLMQFNWLAQGLMPMSGEQLYLKKKAPQPPKMVSDYVNNNNVKSTPTSNVMEGSAAMFTLHTVQAKETLYSISKKYMVGIDDIKKWNGLDSNELKIGQQLRINTKANAYN
- a CDS encoding O-methyltransferase, which encodes MEIINPLAQEYAESFTTPDDALLQEITAFTVNTHAKSHMLSGHLQGKFLEMVSCMIRPQYILEIGTFTGYSAICLSKGLQSTGKLHTIEVREEDAAVAQNFIKRSSFSEQIKIHIGDARQIIDELYYPWDLVFIDADKVSYTEYFNRVLPKVKQGGFILADNVLFHGQVLTPEIKGKNPKAIQAFNEYIMQRTDVEKVLLPLRDGIYLIRKL